The Desulfovibrio fairfieldensis sequence CGAAATCGTGGATCCGGACACCGGCGAGCCCGTGCCGGACGGCGAGGTGGGTGAGTTGGTCATGACCAGCCTCTGCCGCCAGGGCATGCCCATTCTGCGTTACCGCACGCGCGATCTGACCCGCTTTCTGCCGGGTGAATGCGCCTGCGGCCGCGCGCACCGGCGTATGGATCGCATCTTGGGCCGGGCCGATGACATGTTTATCATCAAGGGCGTCAACGTCTACCCCATGCAGATCGAGCAGGTCATCATGACCTTCAAGGAGGTGGGGCAGAGCTACCTGATTCTCCTGGAGAACGACGGCATCGGCGACGTGATGCGGGTGCAGGTTGAAGTCCGCGACGAATACTTTGTGGAAGACATGCGCGCGTTGCAGAACCTGCAAAAGGTCATTGCCCAGCGCCTGCGCGACGAAATTCTGGTCACGCCCAGGGTGGAGCTGGTGGAAAGCAACAGCCTGCCCCGTACCGAAGGCAAGGCGGTGCGCGTGCAGGATATGCGGGTCAAGAAATAGGAATCGTGGGGCATGGATTTTCTGCCGTTTCCCATTGCCTATCTGCTGGCCGGTGCGTTCGTCACGCTGCTCTGTTTCGTGCTGCTCCTGAACGTATTCGGCCTGCCTGCCAACTGGATTGTACTGGGCCTGGTGGCTCTGTGGAAAATGGTCCACCCCGGCGCGGCCAATCTGGATGTCTGGTTCTGGGTCATGATGGTGGGACTGGCGCTGATCGGCGAGGCTCTGGAGCTGGGCATGCAGATCCTCAAGGCCAAGCGCTACGGCTCCAGTTCATCGGGTACTTTCGCGGGCATGATCGGGGCCATTGCCGGAGCCATTCTGCTGGCGCCGCTCTTTTTCGGCCTGGGCGCGCTGATCGGCGCGTTGGCCGGCGCCTGGATCGGCTGCTTTCTTATGGAACTCGTCAAGGGCAGGCCTGTGAAAGAAGCGCTGGACGCGGCTTTTGGGGCCATGATGGGCCGTTTTCTGGGCACGGTCTGCAAATGCGGCGCGGGCGGGGCCATGCTGGCGCTCACCGCCCACCGGATCTGGCCGAAGCCGGTCCCCGCGCCCTTGCCGCCGGACAGCCTGGACGGTCCGGCCCAACTGGTGCTGAGCGTGCTGCACCATCTTTGTTGAGGCGCC is a genomic window containing:
- a CDS encoding DUF456 domain-containing protein; protein product: MDFLPFPIAYLLAGAFVTLLCFVLLLNVFGLPANWIVLGLVALWKMVHPGAANLDVWFWVMMVGLALIGEALELGMQILKAKRYGSSSSGTFAGMIGAIAGAILLAPLFFGLGALIGALAGAWIGCFLMELVKGRPVKEALDAAFGAMMGRFLGTVCKCGAGGAMLALTAHRIWPKPVPAPLPPDSLDGPAQLVLSVLHHLC